One window of the Pseudomonas knackmussii B13 genome contains the following:
- the rpsB gene encoding 30S ribosomal protein S2, with translation MSQVNMRDMLKAGVHFGHQTRYWNPKMGKFIFGARNKIHIINLEKTLPMFNEALTFVERLAQGKNKILFVGTKRSAGKIVREEAGRCGMPYVDHRWLGGMLTNYKTIRQSIKRLRELETQQQDGTFEKLTKKEALMRSRDLEKLDRSLGGIKDMGGLPDALFVIDVDHERIAITEANKLGIPVIGIVDTNSSPEGVDYVIPGNDDAIRAVQLYLGAMAEAVLRGKQNAVGGADEFVEEAPAESAEG, from the coding sequence ATGTCCCAAGTCAACATGCGCGATATGCTGAAGGCCGGTGTGCACTTCGGCCACCAGACCCGTTACTGGAACCCGAAAATGGGCAAGTTCATTTTCGGCGCGCGCAACAAGATCCACATCATCAACCTGGAAAAGACCCTGCCGATGTTCAACGAGGCCCTGACCTTCGTTGAGCGCCTGGCCCAGGGCAAGAACAAGATCCTGTTCGTCGGCACCAAGCGTTCCGCTGGCAAGATCGTTCGCGAAGAAGCTGGTCGTTGCGGCATGCCGTACGTCGACCACCGTTGGCTCGGCGGCATGCTGACCAACTACAAGACCATTCGTCAGTCGATCAAGCGCCTGCGCGAGCTGGAAACCCAGCAGCAAGACGGCACCTTCGAGAAGCTGACCAAGAAAGAAGCCCTGATGCGCTCCCGTGATCTGGAAAAACTGGATCGCAGCCTGGGCGGCATCAAGGATATGGGCGGCCTGCCGGACGCTCTGTTCGTGATCGACGTTGACCACGAGCGCATCGCTATCACCGAAGCCAACAAGCTGGGCATCCCGGTCATCGGCATCGTCGATACCAACAGCAGCCCGGAAGGCGTCGACTACGTCATCCCCGGTAACGATGATGCCATCCGCGCCGTGCAACTTTACCTGGGCGCCATGGCCGAGGCCGTTCTGCGCGGTAAGCAGAACGCCGTTGGCGGTGCTGACGAGTTCGTAGAAGAAGCGCCGGCCGAATCCGCCGAAGGCTGA
- the tsf gene encoding translation elongation factor Ts translates to MAEITAALVKELRERTGQGMMECKKALVAAEGDIEKAIDDMRASGAIKAAKKAGNIAAEGSIAVKVSDDAKAATIIEVNSQTDFLALQDDFKGFVAACLDKAFAQKLTDAAPLIAEQESAREALVAKCGENVNIRRLARAEGDVVGAYLHGHRIGVLVTLSGGNADLAKDIAMHVAASNPQFLDPSQVSEEAVAKEKEIFLALNADKIAGKPENIVENMVKGRIAKFLAEASLVDQPFVKDPEVKVGDLAKKAGATIVSFIRYEVGEGIEKVEADFAAEVAAQVAASKQ, encoded by the coding sequence ATGGCAGAAATCACTGCAGCACTGGTTAAAGAACTGCGCGAGCGCACTGGCCAGGGCATGATGGAATGCAAGAAGGCCCTGGTTGCCGCTGAAGGCGACATCGAGAAGGCCATCGACGACATGCGCGCTTCCGGCGCCATCAAGGCTGCCAAGAAGGCCGGCAACATCGCCGCCGAAGGCTCCATCGCCGTGAAGGTGTCTGACGACGCCAAAGCCGCCACCATCATCGAAGTCAACTCGCAGACCGACTTCCTGGCTCTGCAGGACGATTTCAAAGGCTTCGTCGCCGCCTGCCTGGACAAGGCTTTTGCGCAGAAGCTGACCGACGCCGCTCCGCTGATCGCCGAGCAGGAATCCGCTCGTGAAGCCCTGGTCGCCAAGTGCGGCGAGAACGTCAACATCCGTCGTCTGGCTCGCGCCGAAGGCGACGTGGTTGGCGCCTACCTGCACGGCCACCGCATCGGTGTTCTGGTTACCCTGAGCGGCGGCAACGCCGATCTGGCCAAGGACATCGCCATGCACGTTGCTGCCAGCAACCCGCAGTTCCTGGACCCGTCGCAGGTTTCCGAAGAAGCCGTTGCCAAGGAAAAGGAAATCTTCCTGGCCCTGAACGCCGACAAGATCGCCGGCAAGCCGGAAAACATTGTCGAGAACATGGTCAAAGGCCGTATCGCCAAGTTCCTGGCCGAAGCCAGCCTGGTCGACCAGCCGTTCGTCAAGGATCCGGAAGTCAAGGTCGGTGATCTGGCCAAGAAAGCCGGCGCCACCATCGTTTCCTTCATCCGCTACGAAGTGGGCGAGGGCATCGAGAAGGTCGAAGCCGACTTCGCTGCCGAGGTTGCTGCTCAAGTAGCCGCTTCCAAGCAGTAA
- the pyrH gene encoding UMP kinase — translation MAQQLSARQPRYKRILLKLSGEALMGSEEFGIDPKVLDRMALEIGQLVGIGVQVGLVIGGGNLFRGAALSAAGMDRVTGDHMGMLATVMNGLAMRDALERSNITAIVMSAISMVGVTDHYDRRKAMRHLGSGEVVIFSAGTGNPFFTTDSAACLRAIEIDADVVLKATKVDGVYTADPFKDPNAEKFERLTYDEVLDRKLGVMDLTAICLCRDQKMPLRVFNMNKPGALLNIVVGGAEGTLIEED, via the coding sequence ATGGCTCAGCAGCTGAGCGCTCGTCAACCTCGCTATAAACGCATTCTTCTAAAACTGAGCGGCGAAGCCCTGATGGGGAGCGAAGAGTTCGGCATCGATCCCAAGGTGCTGGACCGCATGGCGCTGGAAATCGGCCAGCTCGTCGGTATCGGCGTGCAGGTCGGCCTGGTGATCGGCGGCGGCAACCTGTTCCGAGGCGCCGCCCTGTCGGCCGCCGGCATGGATCGGGTTACCGGCGACCACATGGGCATGCTGGCCACCGTGATGAACGGCCTGGCGATGCGCGATGCCCTGGAGCGTTCGAACATCACCGCCATCGTCATGTCGGCCATCAGCATGGTCGGCGTCACCGACCACTACGACCGCCGCAAGGCCATGCGCCACCTGGGCAGCGGTGAAGTAGTGATCTTCTCCGCCGGCACCGGCAACCCGTTCTTCACCACCGACTCCGCCGCCTGCCTGCGCGCCATCGAAATCGATGCTGACGTAGTGCTGAAGGCGACCAAGGTCGATGGCGTGTACACTGCCGACCCGTTCAAAGACCCGAATGCCGAGAAGTTCGAGCGCCTGACCTACGATGAAGTGCTCGACCGCAAGCTGGGCGTGATGGACCTGACCGCCATCTGCCTGTGCCGCGACCAGAAAATGCCGCTGCGGGTGTTCAACATGAACAAGCCGGGCGCGCTGCTGAATATTGTTGTTGGTGGTGCCGAAGGCACCCTGATCGAGGAGGATTGA
- the frr gene encoding ribosome recycling factor, with amino-acid sequence MINEIKKEAQERMGKTLEALGHAFAKIRTGRAHPSILDSVMVSYYGADTPLRQVANVTVEDSRTLALSVFDKSMIQAVEKAIMTSDLGLNPATAGTTIRVPMPALTEETRKGFTKQARAEAEQARVSVRNIRRDAMAQLKDLQKEKEISEDDERRGGDEVQKLTDKFIAEIDKALEAKEADLMAV; translated from the coding sequence ATGATCAACGAGATCAAGAAAGAAGCGCAGGAGCGCATGGGCAAAACCCTGGAGGCCCTGGGCCACGCCTTCGCCAAGATCCGCACCGGCCGTGCTCACCCGAGCATCCTGGATAGCGTCATGGTGTCCTACTACGGCGCGGACACTCCGCTGCGCCAGGTGGCCAACGTCACCGTGGAAGACTCCCGCACCCTGGCCCTGAGCGTGTTCGACAAGAGCATGATCCAGGCCGTCGAGAAGGCCATCATGACCTCCGACCTGGGCCTGAACCCGGCTACCGCTGGCACCACCATCCGTGTGCCGATGCCCGCCCTGACCGAAGAAACCCGCAAGGGCTTCACCAAGCAGGCTCGCGCCGAGGCAGAGCAGGCCCGCGTTTCCGTGCGCAACATCCGCCGCGACGCCATGGCCCAGCTCAAGGACCTGCAGAAAGAGAAAGAAATCAGCGAGGACGACGAGCGCCGCGGCGGTGACGAAGTGCAAAAGCTCACCGACAAGTTCATCGCCGAGATCGACAAGGCCCTCGAGGCCAAGGAAGCGGATCTGATGGCCGTCTGA
- the uppS gene encoding polyprenyl diphosphate synthase yields the protein MDKTKQVVAAVPRHVAIIMDGNNRWAKKRLLPGVAGHKAGVSAVRAVVKTCAEAGVEVLTLFAFSSENWQRPVDEVGALMELFLMALRREVRKLDDNGIRLRIIGDRSRFHPELQAAMREAENLTASHKGLLLQVAANYGGQWDITQAAQRLAREVQAGHLAPDEISPELIQGCLTTGDQPMPDLCIRTGGEHRISNFLLWQLAYAELYFSDLYWPDFKSAAMREALADYATRQRRFGKTSEQVEAEAPPSC from the coding sequence ATGGACAAGACCAAACAGGTGGTGGCCGCGGTGCCACGCCACGTGGCCATCATCATGGACGGCAACAACCGCTGGGCGAAGAAGCGCCTGTTGCCCGGCGTTGCCGGGCACAAGGCCGGCGTCAGCGCGGTTCGCGCGGTGGTCAAGACCTGTGCCGAGGCGGGCGTCGAGGTGCTGACGCTGTTCGCCTTCTCCAGCGAGAACTGGCAGCGTCCGGTCGACGAGGTCGGCGCGCTGATGGAGCTGTTCCTCATGGCCTTGCGCCGCGAGGTGCGCAAGCTCGATGACAACGGTATCCGCCTGCGCATCATCGGTGATCGCAGCCGCTTTCATCCGGAGCTGCAGGCCGCGATGCGTGAGGCGGAAAACCTCACTGCCAGTCACAAGGGCCTGCTGTTGCAGGTGGCAGCCAACTATGGCGGCCAGTGGGATATCACCCAGGCGGCGCAGCGTCTCGCTCGCGAGGTGCAAGCCGGGCATCTGGCGCCCGACGAGATCAGCCCCGAGCTGATCCAGGGTTGCCTGACCACCGGTGACCAGCCGATGCCGGACCTGTGCATCCGTACCGGCGGCGAGCACCGCATCAGCAACTTCCTGTTGTGGCAGCTGGCCTACGCCGAGCTCTACTTCTCCGATCTCTACTGGCCGGACTTCAAGAGCGCGGCGATGCGCGAAGCGCTGGCCGACTACGCTACCCGCCAGCGTCGCTTCGGCAAGACCAGCGAGCAGGTGGAGGCCGAGGCTCCCCCGTCATGCTGA
- a CDS encoding phosphatidate cytidylyltransferase produces the protein MLKQRIITALVLLPIALGGFFLLDGAAFALFIGLVVSLGAWEWARLAGYGEQSARIAYAGLVAALLLLLSWLPQLAGGVLVLALLWWLLATVMVLTYPDSASSWGGRWRRLLIGLLILVPAWQGLVVLKQWPLANWLIVAVMVLVWAADIGAYFSGKAFGKRKLAPRVSPGKSWEGFYGGLALSLAITFAVALYRDWTVRELLLALPCAALVVALSVVGDLTESMFKRQSGLKDSSNLLPGHGGVLDRIDSLTAAIPVFTVLLWATGWGAP, from the coding sequence ATGCTGAAACAACGAATCATCACAGCGCTGGTGCTGTTGCCCATCGCGCTGGGTGGTTTCTTCCTCCTTGATGGCGCGGCCTTCGCGCTGTTCATCGGGCTGGTGGTCAGCCTGGGCGCCTGGGAATGGGCGCGCCTGGCCGGCTACGGTGAGCAATCCGCACGTATCGCCTATGCCGGTTTGGTCGCCGCGCTCCTGCTGTTGCTGAGCTGGCTGCCGCAGCTGGCTGGTGGCGTGCTGGTACTGGCGCTGCTCTGGTGGTTGCTGGCGACCGTCATGGTGCTCACCTATCCGGATAGCGCCTCCAGCTGGGGCGGCCGCTGGCGTCGCCTGCTGATCGGCCTGCTGATCCTCGTGCCGGCCTGGCAAGGCCTGGTAGTGCTCAAGCAGTGGCCGCTGGCCAACTGGCTCATCGTTGCGGTCATGGTGCTGGTCTGGGCCGCCGACATTGGTGCCTATTTCTCCGGCAAGGCCTTCGGCAAGCGCAAGCTGGCCCCGCGGGTCAGCCCCGGCAAGAGCTGGGAAGGTTTCTACGGTGGCCTGGCGCTGAGCCTGGCGATCACCTTCGCAGTCGCCCTTTATCGCGACTGGACGGTTCGTGAGCTGCTCCTTGCCCTTCCGTGCGCCGCCCTCGTCGTTGCGCTCTCGGTGGTCGGTGACCTGACCGAAAGCATGTTCAAGCGCCAGTCGGGCCTGAAAGACAGCAGCAACCTGCTGCCGGGCCATGGCGGCGTGCTCGATCGCATCGACAGCCTGACTGCAGCTATCCCGGTCTTCACCGTGCTGCTTTGGGCAACCGGCTGGGGTGCGCCGTGA
- the ispC gene encoding 1-deoxy-D-xylulose-5-phosphate reductoisomerase, with protein sequence MSRPQQVCVLGATGSIGLSTLDVLARHPQRYQVFAITGYSRLAELEALCLTHRPQFAVVANDEQARHLLGGLQAAGLKTRVLVGEQGLCEVAGHPDVDVVMAAIVGAAGLKPTLAAVQAGKRVLLANKEALVMSGALFMHEVHASGAVLLPIDSEHNAIFQCMPGDYARGLDQVGVRRILLTASGGPFRETPLEALANVTPEQACAHPNWSMGRKISVDSASMMNKGLELIEACWLFDAAPSRVEVVIHPQSVIHSLVDYVDGSVLAQLGNPDMRTPIAHALAWPERIDSGVSPLDLFSVARLDFQAPDEQRFPCLRLAREAAEAGGSAPAVLNAANEVAVAAFLERRIRFTEIAVIIDEVLNREAAAPVECLDAVLAADKRAREAAQAWLRGHDR encoded by the coding sequence GTGAGTCGCCCGCAACAGGTCTGCGTACTTGGGGCTACCGGCTCCATCGGCCTCAGCACGCTTGATGTGTTGGCGCGGCATCCGCAGCGCTATCAGGTATTTGCCATTACCGGGTATTCACGGCTCGCCGAGCTGGAAGCGCTCTGCCTGACCCATCGTCCGCAGTTCGCCGTCGTCGCCAATGACGAGCAGGCCCGGCATCTGCTGGGCGGCTTGCAGGCGGCGGGGCTGAAAACGCGCGTACTGGTTGGCGAGCAGGGCCTGTGCGAGGTCGCAGGTCACCCGGATGTCGATGTGGTCATGGCAGCCATCGTTGGCGCCGCGGGCCTCAAGCCGACCCTGGCGGCCGTGCAGGCCGGCAAGCGCGTGCTGCTGGCTAACAAGGAGGCGCTGGTGATGTCCGGCGCGCTCTTCATGCACGAGGTGCATGCCAGCGGTGCAGTGCTGTTGCCGATCGACAGCGAGCACAACGCCATCTTCCAGTGCATGCCCGGCGACTACGCGCGCGGCCTGGATCAAGTTGGCGTAAGAAGAATCCTGCTGACTGCCTCAGGTGGTCCGTTCCGCGAGACACCGCTCGAGGCGCTTGCCAATGTCACGCCCGAGCAGGCCTGTGCACATCCCAACTGGTCGATGGGCCGGAAGATTTCCGTCGACTCGGCGAGCATGATGAACAAGGGGCTGGAGCTGATCGAGGCCTGCTGGCTGTTCGATGCCGCGCCGTCGCGTGTCGAGGTGGTGATCCACCCGCAGAGCGTGATCCATTCCCTGGTCGACTATGTCGATGGCTCGGTGCTGGCGCAGCTCGGCAACCCGGACATGCGCACGCCCATCGCCCATGCCCTGGCCTGGCCGGAACGCATCGACTCCGGCGTTTCGCCGCTGGACCTGTTCAGTGTCGCCCGCCTGGACTTCCAGGCGCCCGACGAGCAGCGCTTCCCCTGCCTGCGCCTGGCGCGCGAGGCGGCAGAGGCGGGTGGTAGCGCGCCGGCCGTGCTCAATGCTGCAAACGAGGTGGCAGTCGCCGCATTCCTCGAGCGGCGCATCCGCTTCACTGAGATCGCGGTTATCATCGATGAAGTTCTGAACCGCGAGGCGGCCGCTCCGGTCGAATGCCTCGACGCGGTCCTGGCGGCTGACAAACGCGCCCGCGAAGCCGCTCAAGCCTGGTTGCGTGGGCACGATCGATAA
- the rseP gene encoding RIP metalloprotease RseP, which produces MSALYMVVGLVIALGVLVTFHEFGHFWVARRCGVRVLRFSVGFGTPLVRWHDRHGTEFVVAAIPLGGYVKMLDEREAEVPVDQLDYAFNRKSVFQRIAIVSAGPIANFLLAILFFWVLALLGSQQVRPVIGSVVAGSPAALGGLVAGQEVVAVDGEAVDGWAAVNLRLVRRLGETGELTVAVREPGSSVDVTHKVAIRSWLKSAENPDPIGGLGIQPWRPAMPPVIAELDPEGPAKAAGLQIGDRLVSLDGVAVDDWQQVVDKVRARPAQSVALAFQRDGQSHELKLTLSTKGEGKARTGYLGAGVSGGQWPAEMLREVRYGPVAAVGEALSQTWSMSLLTLDSLKKMVLGQLSVKNLSGPITIAKVAGASAQSGVGDFLHFLAYLSISLGVLNLLPIPVLDGGHLAFYLVEWVRGRPLSERVQAWGMQIGISLVVGVMLLALVNDLSRL; this is translated from the coding sequence ATGAGTGCACTTTATATGGTCGTCGGGCTGGTCATCGCCCTTGGCGTCCTGGTGACATTCCACGAATTCGGGCACTTTTGGGTGGCGCGCCGTTGCGGCGTCCGGGTGCTGCGCTTCTCCGTCGGCTTCGGTACGCCGCTGGTGCGCTGGCATGATCGCCACGGTACCGAGTTCGTAGTTGCGGCCATCCCGCTGGGCGGCTACGTGAAGATGCTCGACGAGCGTGAGGCTGAGGTCCCGGTCGACCAGCTCGACTACGCCTTCAATCGCAAGTCGGTATTCCAGCGCATCGCCATCGTCTCCGCCGGTCCCATTGCCAACTTCCTACTGGCCATCCTGTTCTTCTGGGTGCTGGCGCTGCTGGGTTCCCAGCAGGTGCGACCTGTCATCGGTTCGGTGGTTGCCGGCAGCCCGGCTGCACTAGGCGGGCTGGTGGCCGGTCAGGAAGTGGTAGCGGTCGATGGAGAGGCGGTCGACGGTTGGGCTGCGGTCAACCTGCGCCTGGTGCGTCGCCTGGGGGAGACCGGCGAACTGACTGTCGCTGTGCGCGAGCCAGGCTCCAGCGTCGATGTGACGCACAAGGTGGCGATCAGGTCCTGGCTGAAGAGTGCCGAGAATCCTGACCCCATCGGCGGCCTGGGTATCCAGCCGTGGCGCCCGGCGATGCCGCCGGTGATCGCCGAGCTGGATCCTGAAGGCCCGGCCAAGGCCGCGGGGCTGCAGATTGGCGATCGCCTGGTGAGCCTCGATGGCGTGGCCGTGGATGACTGGCAGCAGGTTGTGGACAAGGTTCGTGCGCGTCCCGCGCAGAGCGTTGCCCTGGCGTTCCAGCGCGATGGCCAGAGCCATGAGCTGAAGCTGACCCTGTCGACGAAAGGCGAAGGCAAAGCGCGTACCGGTTATCTGGGGGCCGGTGTCTCGGGCGGCCAATGGCCGGCGGAGATGCTCCGCGAAGTGCGCTACGGTCCGGTCGCCGCGGTAGGCGAGGCGCTCTCGCAAACCTGGTCGATGAGTCTCCTAACTCTGGATTCTCTAAAGAAAATGGTGCTCGGACAGCTCTCGGTAAAAAACTTGAGTGGGCCGATAACCATTGCTAAAGTGGCGGGCGCTTCGGCCCAGTCCGGCGTGGGGGATTTTCTGCATTTCCTGGCCTATCTGAGCATTAGTTTGGGGGTTCTCAACCTGCTGCCGATTCCCGTCCTCGATGGCGGACATCTGGCGTTCTACCTGGTCGAGTGGGTGCGTGGTCGCCCATTGTCCGAGCGGGTCCAGGCTTGGGGGATGCAGATCGGCATCAGCCTGGTCGTTGGGGTCATGCTACTGGCCCTGGTCAACGATCTGAGTCGACTGTAG
- the bamA gene encoding outer membrane protein assembly factor BamA, with protein sequence MKRFLLPAAVSALMIAQVHAESFTVSDIRVNGLQRVSAGSVFAALPLNVGDQVDDRRLVEATRSLFKTGFFQDIHLGRDGSVLVIDVVERPSISSIEIEGNKAISKDDLMKGLKQSGLAEGEIFQRATLEGVRNELQRQYVAQGRYSATIETEVVPQPRNRVALKITINEGTVAAIAHVNVVGNTVFSDEDLTDLFELKTTNWLSFFKNDDKYSREKLSGDLERLRSYYLDRGYIHMDIASTQVSITPDKKHVYITVNINEGQKYTVRDVKLSGELKVPEEEVKKLLLVQPGQVFSRKVMTTTSDLITRRLGNEGYTFANVNGVPEAHDDDKTVSITYVVDPGKRAYVNRINFRGNTKTEDEVLRREMRQMEGGWASTYLIDQSKQRLERLGYFKTVNVETPAVPGSDDQVDVNYSVEEQPSGSITASVGFAQDAGLILGGSISQNNFLGTGNKVSIGLTKSDYQTRYNFGFVDPYWTVDGVSLGYNAFYRKTDYSNLNVDISDYSVDSYGAGVSIGYPISETSRLTYGLTAQRDSINPGAYTVDEIYDFINQEGDTFTNYKASIGWSESTLNKGVLANRGHSQSLVLESTIPGSDLSFYKLDYRGQIFAPLTNTYTMRFHTELGYGDGYGSTDRLPFYENYYAGGFNSVRGFKDSSLGPRSTPSVARDAGGNVISGPDANGRYTDPDQDPQAFGGNVMITGGAELLFPMPFVKDQTQLRTVLFWDVGNVFDTNCPLSTTQGCDGIKFNDMAMSAGVGLTWITALGPLSFSLGTPIKKPDNAETQIFQFSLGQTF encoded by the coding sequence ATGAAACGCTTTCTGTTACCCGCGGCCGTGTCCGCGTTGATGATCGCCCAGGTTCACGCCGAGTCCTTCACTGTTTCCGATATCCGCGTCAACGGTTTGCAGCGGGTATCCGCGGGTAGCGTATTCGCCGCGCTGCCGCTCAACGTCGGCGACCAGGTCGACGATCGCCGTCTGGTCGAAGCGACCCGTTCGCTGTTCAAGACCGGTTTCTTCCAGGACATCCACCTCGGTCGCGACGGCAGCGTGCTGGTCATCGACGTGGTCGAGCGTCCGTCGATCTCCAGCATCGAGATCGAAGGCAACAAGGCCATCAGCAAGGATGACCTGATGAAGGGCCTGAAGCAGTCGGGCCTGGCCGAAGGTGAAATCTTCCAGCGCGCGACCCTCGAAGGCGTGCGTAACGAACTGCAGCGCCAGTACGTCGCCCAGGGCCGCTACTCGGCCACCATCGAAACCGAGGTCGTGCCGCAGCCGCGTAACCGCGTCGCGCTGAAGATCACCATCAACGAAGGCACGGTGGCGGCCATCGCCCACGTGAACGTCGTCGGCAATACCGTGTTCTCCGACGAGGACCTGACCGACCTGTTCGAGCTGAAGACCACCAACTGGCTGTCCTTCTTCAAGAACGACGACAAGTACTCCCGCGAGAAGCTGTCCGGCGACCTGGAACGCCTGCGCTCCTACTACCTGGACCGCGGCTACATCCACATGGACATCGCTTCGACCCAGGTGTCCATCACCCCGGACAAGAAGCACGTCTACATCACCGTCAACATCAATGAAGGCCAGAAGTACACCGTCCGCGACGTGAAGCTGTCCGGCGAGCTCAAGGTGCCCGAGGAGGAGGTCAAGAAACTCCTGCTGGTGCAGCCGGGCCAGGTCTTCTCGCGCAAGGTGATGACCACCACTTCCGACCTCATCACCCGCCGTCTGGGTAACGAGGGCTACACCTTCGCCAACGTCAACGGCGTGCCCGAAGCGCACGACGACGACAAGACCGTGTCCATCACCTACGTGGTCGACCCGGGCAAGCGCGCCTACGTCAACCGCATCAACTTCCGCGGCAACACCAAGACCGAGGACGAGGTGCTGCGCCGCGAGATGCGCCAGATGGAAGGCGGCTGGGCATCGACCTACCTGATCGACCAGTCCAAGCAGCGCCTGGAACGCCTGGGCTACTTCAAGACCGTCAACGTCGAGACCCCGGCGGTTCCGGGTTCCGATGACCAGGTCGACGTCAACTACAGCGTCGAAGAGCAACCGTCCGGCTCGATCACAGCGAGCGTGGGCTTCGCCCAGGACGCCGGTCTGATCCTCGGCGGCTCGATCAGCCAGAACAACTTCCTGGGTACCGGCAACAAGGTCAGCATCGGCCTGACCAAGTCCGACTACCAGACCCGCTACAACTTCGGCTTCGTCGACCCCTACTGGACCGTCGACGGCGTGAGCCTTGGCTACAACGCCTTCTACCGCAAGACCGACTACAGCAACCTCAACGTCGATATCTCGGACTACTCGGTCGACAGCTACGGCGCTGGTGTGAGCATCGGCTACCCGATCAGCGAGACCTCCCGCCTGACCTACGGCCTGACCGCGCAGCGCGACAGCATCAACCCCGGCGCCTACACCGTCGATGAGATTTACGACTTCATCAATCAGGAAGGCGACACCTTCACCAACTACAAGGCCTCCATCGGCTGGTCCGAATCGACCCTGAACAAGGGCGTGCTGGCGAACCGTGGCCATTCGCAGAGCCTGGTGCTGGAATCGACCATTCCGGGCAGCGACCTGTCGTTCTACAAGCTCGACTACCGCGGCCAGATCTTCGCGCCGCTGACCAACACCTACACCATGCGCTTCCACACCGAACTGGGTTATGGCGATGGTTACGGCTCCACCGATCGCCTGCCGTTCTACGAGAACTACTACGCCGGCGGCTTCAACTCGGTGCGCGGCTTCAAGGACAGCTCCCTCGGCCCGCGCAGTACGCCCAGCGTGGCGCGCGACGCCGGCGGCAACGTGATTTCCGGCCCCGACGCGAACGGTCGCTACACCGACCCGGACCAGGATCCGCAAGCCTTCGGCGGTAACGTGATGATCACCGGCGGCGCCGAACTGCTGTTCCCGATGCCGTTCGTCAAGGACCAGACCCAACTGCGCACCGTGCTGTTCTGGGACGTGGGTAACGTGTTCGACACCAACTGCCCGCTGTCCACCACCCAGGGTTGCGATGGCATCAAGTTTAACGACATGGCCATGTCCGCCGGTGTCGGCCTGACCTGGATCACCGCCCTGGGGCCGCTGAGCTTCAGCCTCGGTACGCCGATCAAGAAGCCGGACAACGCGGAAACCCAGATCTTCCAGTTCTCCCTGGGGCAGACCTTCTAA
- a CDS encoding OmpH family outer membrane protein translates to MRKLTQLVLITAALMASPAFADMKIAVLNYQMALLESDAAKQYAVDAEKKFGPQLTKLRALETDAKALQDKLVNGGSKMSQAERDKAENDFKQKARDFQFQSKELNEAKAASDRDTLKKLKPKLDQAVEEIIKKGGYDLVIERGAVVDVKPQYDITRQVIERMNQLR, encoded by the coding sequence GTGCGTAAGTTGACCCAGCTCGTTCTGATCACCGCGGCCCTGATGGCCAGTCCGGCATTCGCCGACATGAAAATCGCGGTGCTCAACTATCAGATGGCGCTCCTCGAGTCCGATGCGGCCAAGCAGTACGCCGTCGATGCGGAGAAGAAATTCGGTCCGCAACTGACCAAGCTGCGCGCCCTGGAAACCGACGCCAAGGCCCTGCAGGACAAACTGGTCAACGGCGGCAGCAAGATGTCCCAGGCCGAGCGCGACAAGGCCGAGAACGACTTCAAGCAGAAAGCCCGTGACTTCCAGTTCCAGTCCAAGGAGCTGAACGAAGCCAAGGCCGCTTCCGACCGCGACACCCTGAAGAAGCTCAAGCCGAAGCTGGATCAGGCCGTCGAAGAAATCATCAAGAAGGGTGGCTATGACCTGGTGATCGAGCGTGGCGCGGTCGTCGACGTCAAGCCTCAGTACGACATCACCCGCCAGGTCATCGAGCGGATGAACCAGCTGCGTTGA